Proteins from a genomic interval of Trifolium pratense cultivar HEN17-A07 linkage group LG6, ARS_RC_1.1, whole genome shotgun sequence:
- the LOC123890013 gene encoding alpha-galactosidase 1-like: MGRKIECVMVVALVTLLNIWFACVGASSLENNNLRRNLLANGLGQTPPMGWNSWNHFNCQINEKIIKQTADALVSTGLSKLGYTYVNIDDCWAELNRDIKGNLVAKKSTFPSGIKALADYVHSKGLKLGIYSDAGYFTCSKKMPGSLGHEFQDAKTFASWGIDYLKYDNCFNDESKPTVRYPVMTRALMKAGRPIFFSLCEWGDLHPALWGARVGNSWRTTGDINDSWDSMITKADSNEVYADLAKPGGWNDPDMLEVGNGGMTKNEYIVHFSLWAISKAPLLLGCDIRNVTKETMEIVSNKEVIAVNQDSLGVQAKKVRMEGDAEIWAGPLSGYRVAVVLLNRGPQQSLPITANWDDIGIPPKTVVEARDLWEHKTLEKHFMNKLSATVDSHACKMYVLKPIA, from the exons ATGGGGAGAAAGATTGAATGTGTGATGGTGGTGGCTTTAGTGACCCTTTTGAATATTTGGTTTGCTTGTGTCGGTGCTTCATCATTAGAGAACAACAATCTCAGAAGAAACCTTCTTGCTAATGGTCTTGGTCAAACTCCTCCTATGGG gTGGAACAGTTGGAATCATTTCAActgtcaaattaatgaaaaaatcatcaaacaaacTG CTGATGCCCTTGTTTCTACTGGTCTATCTAAGCTTGGATACACTTATGTCAACATAG ATGATTGTTGGGCTGAACTTAATCGCGATATTAAG ggTAATCTAGTGGCAAAGAAATCAACATTTCCTTCTGGTATCAAAGCTCTTGCAGATTATGTTCACAGCAAGGGTCTTAAGCTTGGAATTTATTCAGATGCAGG GTATTTTACATGTAGCAAAAAAATGCCTGGTTCACTAGGTCATGAGTTCCAAGATGCCAAAACTTTTGCATCATGG GGCATTGATTATTTGAAGTATGATAACTGTTTCAATGATGAATCAAAGCCTACCGTGAG GTATCCTGTTATGACTCGGGCTTTAATGAAGGCAGGTCGTCCAATCTTCTTTTCGCTATGTGAATG GGGAGATTTGCACCCAGCATTATGGGGTGCTAGAGTCGGAAATAGTTGGAGAACTACTGGTGACATAAATGATTCATGGGATAG TATGATTACAAAGGCTGACAGTAATGAAGTTTATGCTGATCTTGCAAAACCTGGCGGCTGGAATG ATCCTGACATGCTTGAGGTTGGAAATGGAGGGATgacaaaaaatgaatatattgtTCACTTCAGTTTGTGGGCCATTTCAAAG GCTCCACTTCTTCTAGGCTGTGATATTAGAAATGTGACTAAAGAGACCATGGAGATAGTCTCTAATAAGGAAGTTATTGCGGTTAACCAAG ATTCGCTTGGCGTACAAGCTAAAAAGGTTCGGATGGAAGGTGATGCTGAG ATATGGGCAGGTCCTCTTTCGGGATACAGGGTAGCTGTTGTGTTACTTAATAGAGGCCCTCAGCAGAGTCTTCCTATTACAGCCAATTGGGATGACATTGGCATTCCTCCAAAAACTGTTGTTGAAGCAAGAGATCTTTGGGAG CACAAGACATTGGAGAAACATTTCATGAATAAGTTGAGTGCGACCGTAGATTCACATGCGTGTAAAATGTATGTGCTGAAACCAATAGCATAA